The following are encoded in a window of Mustela nigripes isolate SB6536 chromosome 3, MUSNIG.SB6536, whole genome shotgun sequence genomic DNA:
- the LOC132012945 gene encoding olfactory receptor 6B2-like — protein MRGENVTKVNAFILLGFPTAPWLQYVLFLLFLLTYLFVLVENLAIILTVQTSSSLHRPMYYFLGIMSSLEIWYVSDIIPKMLGGFLLQQKHISFIGCMTQLYFFSSLVCTECVLLASMAYDRYVAICHPLRYQVIMTWGLCVQLVVFSFVSGFSISAIKVYFISCATFCGSNVLNHFFCDISPILKLACTDFSTAELVDFILVFIILVFPLVATVLSYGHISVAVLRIPSATGRWKAFSTCASHLTVVTIFYTALLFMYVRPQAIDSRSSNKLISVLYTVLTPIINPLIYCLRNKEFKAALKKALGFGQVPV, from the coding sequence ATGAGGGGAGAGAATGTCACCAAGGTCAACGCGTTCATCCTACTGGGCTTCCCCACGGCCCCTTGGCTGCAGTACgtgctcttcctcctcttcctgctcaccTACCTCTTCGTGCTGGTGGAGAACTTGGCCATCATCCTCACCGTCCAGACCAGTTCCTCCCTCCATAGGCCCATGTACTACTTTCTGGGCATTATGTCTTCCCTGGAAATCTGGTACGTCTCTGACATCATCCCCAAGATGCTGGGCGGTTTCCTCCTGCAGCAGAAACACATCTCGTTTATTGGCTGCATGACCCAGCTGTACTTCTTCAGCTCCTTGGTGTGCACTGAGTGCGTGCTCCTGGCCTCCATGGCCTACgatcgctatgtggccatctgccaccCCCTGCGCTACCAGGTCATCATGACCTGGGGGCTCTGCGTGCAGCTGGTGGTCTTCTCCTTTGTGAGCGGCTTCTCCATCTCCGCCATCAAGGTATACTTCATCTCCTGTGCCACGTTCTGTGGCTCCAACGTCCTGAACCACTTCTTCTGTGACATTTCCCCCATCCTCAAACTGGCCTGCACAGACTTCTCCACGGCAGAGCTGGTGGACTTCATCTTGGTCTTCATCATCCTGGTGTTTCCCCTCGTGGCCACCGTGCTCTCCTACGGGCACATCTCCGTGGCTGTCCTGCGCATCCCTTCTGCCACTGGCCGCTGGAAGGCCTTCTCCACTTGTGCCTCCCACCTCACCGTGGTCACCATCTTCTATACGGCCTTGCTTTTCATGTATGTCCGGCCCCAGGCCATTGATTCCCGGAGCTCCAACAAGCTCATTTCTGTTCTGTACACCGTCCTCACCCCAATCATCAACCCACTGATCTACTGTCTTCGGAACAAAGAATTTAAGGCCGCCTTGAAAAAGGCTCTGGGCTTTGGTCAAGTTCCAGTGTAG